CTCCTTGTTTTACTTTGATAGAATATCTACCCTCTCCGTCTGTTTCTGTACCTTTAGAGGTATTTTTAACTATTACGTTAACCCCTGGTAAAGGACCAACATCATCTGATACAACACCTTTTACTGTTATGTCTTGTGCGTTCACTTTAAAGATGACGCTCAAAAACAACAGCAAATACATTGCACTTTTAAAACGAAATTTCATAAAATTATTTAATTTAATTGATTAGGGGGCTAAAGTTATTCCGTATCTATGTTTGTTAAGATTCATTTGAAGTAAAACACCCTTTTTTTGATGTAAGCAATCCTTTTTAACACATAAAAATCTCAAATGTTAAAATCTAGTTATTTCAATGTTAAAGAATACGCCTTTACAAGTGATACTTCATTAACTTTTTTTAACTTCGCTAGTCAATCAACTCCAATATTATGAAGTTAAAATGGACATAAAGTACATAACAGTTGATAATCAAAAAGTTGCTAGAACTAGAATAGAGAAATTATTGAATAATTATCACTCTTTTCAGTCTGTTGGAAGTTTTTCTAATGGTGCAGAAGCTATAGATCATATCAATTATTTAAATCCAGATGTTGTTTTTTTAGACATACAGGTTGAAGACATGTCGGGTTTTGATATTATTGAGCGTACTTCCCCAAGTACAAGACCTTTATTTGTTTTTATAACTGAGGATGGAGGCTTTGCTCATAAAGCTTTTGATTATTTAGCTTTCGATTATATCGTTAAACCATTCAGTGACAATAGAATACACCAATCTATTAATAACATTATCAATCACAAGAAAAAAGATGAATTACTAAACATTCAATCTAGTATAAAAGATATCTTGTCATTGATTCAGCAAAAAGAGATTTCTGAAAATAAAAAAATCAATATTAAATCTGGAAATAAGATTTTGTTTATAGAAACAGATACTATAAAACATATTTCTGCGTCTGGTTACTATGTTGAAATTTTTACAACTGATAATAAAATGCATTTATTGAGGGAATCATTATCTAGTTTAATACGAAGATTGAACTCGCCTAAGTTTATGCGTATACATAGATCAACTATTATTAACTCTGATTTTATTGAAGAAATTATAGTTTCTAATTATGGTGAAACTGATGTAAAAATCACAGGAGTAAAAACTACTTTTAGAGTAAGTAAAGGATACAAAAAAGAGTTTCAAGAATTAATAGGAATTAAATAATATAAATTATTTGTTAATTTCGATCTAATGAAACTTGAGGTAACCGATCAGCTTCATAGAAGTATAATACTGGATAAGAAGCCAAAACGAATTATATCATTAGTACCAAGTCAAACTGAATTGCTGTTTGATTTAGGTTTAGAAGAATATATTGTTGGCATCACCAAATTCTGTGTGCATCCTTATCACTTAAAGCAATCTAAAACTATTGTTGGTGGAACAAAAAATGTAAAGCTAGAACGAATTAAGGAATTAGCTCCAGACATTATTTTGTGTAACAAAGAGGAAAACACACAAGAAATCGTTGAAGCATGTGAAAAAATAGCACCTGTTCATGTTTCAAATATCTTTAATTTAAATGATACTATAGAATTGATGCATCAATACGGTACATTATTTTCTTGCAGAACTGAAACCCAAAAAATTATTCAGAAATTAGAATTCAAAATTTCTGACTTCAAAGAGTTTATTAAAGATGTAACACCAAAAAAAGTAGCCTATTTTATTTGGAGAAATCCATGGATGACTGCTGGAAATCATACTTTTATCAATCATATTTTAGAACTAAATAAATTTGAAAACATTTACAAAAATAAAGATCGATATCCAGAAATTGAGCTTAAAAAAATACGATTAGAAGGAGATCCTGACTTAGTTTTTTTATCATCTGAACCTTATCCTTTTAAGGAAGAACACGCTTTTGAAATTGGAAGATTTACACACCATGCGAAAACTGTATTTGTAGACGGAGAGTTGTTTTCTTGGTACGGTAGCAGACTTTTAAAATCTTTCGATTATTTTAAAAAATTACACCAAAGAATTGTCTAAATAATTCACTCGATTAATTTTTTCTAAAACTTTCATAGCTTTATAAAAAGCCATGTCACTTTTAGGTTCATCAACATACTTATAATCATTAGATTGTTCTATCAATTTTCGATAGCGTTCTTCTAGATGTTTTTTATAACGTGATAGTTGATTTAAACGTGACATGGCTCTTCATATTTCCATTAAATATAATAATAAAAAACTGAAAAACAAATATTTAACACTATCTATTATCTTGTAAAGCAAATACTTTTCTTAACAAATCTGTATTACGCAATCCTATTTTATTTCTGATTCCTTTCTCTTCAACAGCAATCATTGTAAACACTCCTTGTAATGCTTCTGTAGTGACATAATCTGTTAAATCTGGATTTACCTTATTTACGAAAGGAATAGCATTATATTTCGAAATTAAATTCGCCCATATTTTATCAGCTCCTACCTTTCCAAAAGATCTTTTAATTACTGGATTGAATTTAGAATATAAAGCAGTTTTTGTTCTTCCTTCTAAATAACTTGTAGCTGCATTATCATTTCCTAATAAAATATTTTTAGCATCATTAAAAGTAATTCCTTTTACTGCATTTACAAAAATTGGAGTCGATGTTTTTACTGCATCTTCTGCTGCTCTATTTAAAGCTTTTATTCCTTCGTCTGCTAATTTACTCAACCCGATCTTTCTTAGTCCGCTATCTACTGACTTAAGTTCTTTTGGCAATAGTATTTTTACCAGTTCATTTCTGTAAAAACCATCTTTAGCTGTAAGTTTTGTTACCTGATGTTGAATTCCATTATCTAAAGCTTGTCTTAAACCTTCACCAATTTGCGCTTGGGTTAATGCTCCTCCTTGTGGTAACTGACTTGCTATTTTTTGTAATTCATCGCATCCTACAAATTGTAACGCGATACATACTATTAAAAGTCTTTTAATCATATCTATTGAATTTATTTATTTCTCTATTAGAACCTGTATTTTCTGTAAAGTCACTACTTTTTAAAGCTATCTGTATTTCTATCATATCCGTAAGGACAATGCTTACATCCGCTTTTACAACAATAACCTCTTCTTAAATGATATTCTTCCTTAAAAACTCGATATCCTTGTTCATTTGTATAATACTCATGCGGCTCTGGTTTTAAAATCTTCGTCATATTACAAATATATTATTTTGATTCGCAGAAAAGGCGGTATTTCTTCATAAAAAAACCTCCTAAAAAGGAGGTTTTTTTATGCTTTATAACTTTCTTCGATTGTCATCTGACTTAGTATCAATCAGTTTATTGTATGGATCTATACCAACTTCTACTGGTTTTTTGTCAACAATTATAGAAACAGTATTATGTATTTGTGTAATCTTATGTTTCTTTAAATACAATTCTACTTTTTTGTTTTTTCCATCTACTTCTTCTTCCGCAAAAATCCCAACGTCGATGTAATCCGCTAATGGAACGGAAAGTACTGGTTTTTTCATTTTTTCAGATTGATATGAAATCGTATCTCCAGCTTTTTCTCCATAATAACGTTTACCTAAATCATCGTTTCGATACTTACTAACGTTAAATGTAATATCTACTTGATATTTTCCATTATCTAACTCTTTTGATGAAGCTTCGACTATTTTGTTTCTATACAATGTAATCGTTTCAAACATGTCTTTAATTACATACTTTAAACTATCTGGTGTTTTTTGATTGATATAATCTACCATTTCTAAAGATGTTGTATACGGAGCATCTTGAAACTTCACTTTTTCTACGTATGCTTGTAAAGCACTATTTAAGTTCTCTTCACCGATATAGTCGCTTAATGCATAAAACACTAAAGATCCTTTTTGATAGTGGATATAACCTTGACCGTCGTTATACATTAACGGTTTTTCTCTTTTTCTTTCAAAAGTTCTTTGCGTTAAATATCCATCTAAAGCATCTTTTAAGAACTTACGCATCTCTGTTTTTCCTGTTTTATGTTCTAATACTTTTAATGAAACATATTCAGATAAACTTTCAGAAAGCATTGTTGCACCTAACACATCTGCTCCAATTACTTGATGTGCCCACCATTGATGTGCCAATTCATGAACTGTTACAGAAAAAGGATAATTCACTCCTTCATCTTCTTCATCTACATCTGCTATGAATCCAATTGCTTCAGAAAATGGAATTGTGTTTGGGAATGATTGCGCAAAAGTTCCTCCTGTTTTTGGAAATTCTATAATTCTAACCTGTTTATGCTGATACGGACTAAAACTCTTTGAATTATAATCTAAGGAAGCTTTTATTCCTTCAAACATACGATCTAAATTATACTCATGACCTTTGTGATAATAAATTTCAAGATTTACATCTTTCCACTTGTCTTTTTTCACCTCATAACGCGCAGAATTAAACGCATAGAAGTTTAAAATTTTACTATCCATTTTATAATGGAAATAACGACGGCCATCTTTTACCCATTCTTTTTGTAAATACCCAGGAGCAATTGCTATTTGATCTTCAGCAGTAGAAACAGTAGCTTCAAAATCAATCCAATCACTATCTTTTGAAATATAAGTATCTCCAAGCGCCGTACTATCTGAAGGGTGCGGTTTTAAATCATTTTTTGGTAAACCGTACTTTTCACGAGTTTTATCATCTCTTAATTCTCCTCCATCCGAATAACCAAATGATGGGAAAATACTACTATTCATAAAGGTACCATTCTCACGAACTGGTGAATTTTTTCTCCAGAATGTATTTGGTTTATTTTTCACGGTAAAATTTAACTCTAAACTATCTCCTGGTTGTAAAGGAGTTTTTAACTTATAAATATCAAAATTCTGAATAGTATCTTCAAGAACTAAATCTGTATCTCGATTAAATTTAAAAGTACTTGGATAATTATTATGATTTAAAAACAGGCTATCAATCACCTCATCTGTTTTATTAATCATTTTATATGTTCCTGAAGATTTAAAATCATAAGAACTAGGATATAAATCCATATTTACGTTAACAGCAACAATTCTCGGTTGAGCTTTTCCTTGATATTGCTTATAATCCTTTTCCCACTTTACTCGTAATTCTTCTCTTTCTTTACTAGAAGTACGTTCATTCTTTATATTATTTTCATAATAAATTCTTCCTCCTAAACCTATAAAAGCTACTAAAGACACGGCTAAAACTAATCCGCTCTTTAAACTAAATCGTTGTTTAAATATTGATAAACGCTCTTTAAATGAATGCGGAATTCCACGAACCCAAAATAAGCTTACTAAGACTAATAAAATAGTACAGAAAAGAGCCCAGTATGTTTTATAAGTAAAATAACCTCTTAATGAAGACCCGTAACCATTCATATCGGAATAATTAAAGCCTGGACCTTGATTAAATTTAAAAATTGATTGTTCCACTCCAATAATACCTAAAAGTGGAAAACCTATATTTAATACCAATAAAACGACCAAACCAACATAAGGATTTCGAAATAATGTTTGAATAAATAATGCCATAATAGCCCACAAAGCATAATATGTAAATTCCAACACAAACAATTCAAAAAAGTAATGCCCGAATTCATAATTATAAAAACCTTTGTAGGTTTGATAAATAATACCAGATAACATTACTAAAAATAGCACAACTAATTGTACCTTTAAAAGTGCTGTTAACTTCGATAACCAAAACACCCAATTTGGCATTGGTGTTACATCTACAATATGATTAGCATTTACCATTCTTCCTCTGTGTACTAGCAGACCCGCATATAAAAAAGTAATTACTACCATAGATAATGAAAATGTCGCCATACTGGTCTGTAACATTTTCCAAGTTACTGGTAATGTCTCTGTACCAAAAATACGTCCTGTTTGCGATAATCCTGAAATTGTTAAAAGAATTCCAACTAAAGCAATTGCAATAAATGGTAATGATTTAACTACAAATACAAAATTAATCTTTGAAAGCTTCCATAAACTTTTTAGATTATGTAGTGAAGAATAACTATAAATAACTTCAGGAAGATTAATTCTGGTAATTCCTCCAAAATTCTTTTTTATTGCACGAATTTCTTTTTCTTTTTTAAACCAACTAAAAGTTATTCCGTTCTGACTGAAAGAAAATTTCTTGAATACAACTCCAAAAATAAAACTTGAAACTCCCAACCAAATTAATCTATTATAAATAATTATATCCTTTAAAGGCAGAGTTAATTCGTTTTTCTCTGCAATAGTCCAATAACGTGTATAATAACTTAATGCTGAACTTCCAAATGGATCTAATAAACCTCCTAAAACTCTATTTTCTTGTTGCCCTATCATTGAAGCAATTAATCCTTGAAAAAAAAGAACTACCAACACACTAATAAAACCTGCTGCTATATTTCTACCAAAAGTTACCACTGCAAAAACAATAGCTCCAAAAAATAACAAATTAGGAATTACATATACCAAATACGCATGCAAATATGAGCTAAAACGAAATGCTCCAACCAACTCTGGATTTGTCCCTGGTAATCTAAACCCTATTACCATTCCTAAACCTGCAAAAAATAAAATCAAAGTCACAATGGTTAAACCACTTAAAAACTTAGCAAATAAATAATTGGTTTTTGTAAATGGATAAGAATATAAAATAGAGTGCATTTCACTCTTATAATCTCTAAAAATAGTAACTCCTATTATAGAAGGTAATAAAAAGAATATAAGTACACTCATTGTGTTAAACCAACGATTTACTTCTATAGGAGAATTGACTATTTCATTTCCTCCAGTAATACCAGAAATACTATCAAAAATCCCAGCACTATCGGCAGAAAAGAAAATAGAAGCTATTAAAAAAATAGCTAAATAAATGTAAAAAGCTGGTTTCTTAAACCAGTACTTTACTTCATGCTTAAATATTGTATAAAACATAATTCTAAATATTAAGCTAAAGTAACTTTAGGTTCATCTTCTTTTAACGCGATGAAATATACATCATCTAACTGTGCTTTTGCTGGTTCAAAATCTTCAGAAGGTTTTTCTATTGAATGTACACGAATATTTAATGTATTATCTTGATTGAAGTTCGATGACAACACATTGTAATCTTTTTCATACGTTTCTAAATCATCTCGATCGACTATTTTAGTCCAAATTGTACCTTCTATTGCACTAGTAGCTTTTTCTGGAGTAGCATGATTTAATATTTTTCCTCCATTTAAAATAGCCATATCATTACATAACTCTTTTACATCTTCAACAATATGTGTAGAAAAAATCACGGTACTATTTGTTCCAACTTCTCTTAAAACATTTAAAAAACGACGTCTTTCAGCTGGATCTAAACCTGCAGTTGGTTCATCAACAATAATTAATTTCGGATTATTCAATAATAATTGAGCTATTCCGAAACGTTGCTTCATACCTCCTGAATATCCTGCAACATATTTTTTTCTAACCTCATATAAATTGGTAATTTCTAAAACTTCTCTCACTAACTTTTCACGATCTGATTTGGAAGCGACTCCTTTTAAAGTAGCAAAATAATCAAGTAATTCTTCTGCAGACATTTTAGGATACACACCAAATGACTGTGGTAAATAGCCTAATACTTTACGTAGTGCTATTTTATCCTCTAAAATATTAATACCGTCAAAAGTGATAGATCCACTATCTGGACTCTGTAAAGTAGCAATGGTTCTCATTAAAGAAGATTTTCCAGCACCGTTAGGACCTAGTAATCCAAACATTCCTTTACCTATCTCTAAGTTTAAGTTATCTATGGCTTTCACACCATTTTTATATGTCTTAGTTAAATTTTTAATGGTTAGTTTCATTATGATAATTTTTATAATAAGTAGAATTAAATGACAATTTGTTACAAAAAAAACGTCAAACTAAGAAAATTCTTAATTTGACGTTCCACCCTTCATGGTTATTTAACATTATTTTTTATTGCTTCCTGGAGGATATTTAGCAAGTATATCTTTTACAAATTTATTAATACGTTCTTCTCTTTTTTCAGCATTTCTTAACGATAATGCCCCTGAACCAATACCTTGCCATATCAATTCTTTTTTTTCAGCATCAATAACATCGATAAACAATGTTCCTTCTGTGTATTGATTTACATTTAATCGACCTGCTCCGCCCCACATCCATGGGTTCCATCCCCAGCCATAACCAAACCCCCAGTTAAGGTTATCATTTATATTAACACGTTCACGTGATTTGGTAAATAAACTTATTAAAACATCTGGACTTGATGATTTTTGCATTCCTTTAGCTATCAATTCTGCTTCAATAGCTCGCATAATTCTTTTCTTATCTAAATCTGAAACTTCAGCCTTATCTATACCTGGCTTGTAAAAAGCAAATGTTTTTTTGTCATCAAAATTTGCTTTTGTATCATAATCAGAAACAACTCGTATAGAATTACATGAAGTAAAAATTAAAAAAAGTAGTGGTAAAAAGAGTCTAGTTAACTTCATAATAGTAAACGTTTAAATATTATCAAATAGCGCATCATCAACGATATTAGGCAATGTAACCTTTAATTTTTTCTCAGTTTTCATAGCACGCTCTATTGCAAATATAGCTTCTTTATTTCTTGCCCAGCTACGTCTAGCTATTCCATTATTTACATCCCAGAAAAGCATTGACTTCAAACGTTTTGATGCTTCTTTAGTTCCATCAAGAAGCATGCCAAATCCACCATTAATTACTTCTCCCCATCCAACTCCTCCTCCATTGTGAATTGAAACCCAAGTTGCACCTCTAAAACTATCTCCAATTACGTTATGAATTGCCATATCTGCAGTAAATCTTGATCCATCATAAATATTAGAAGTTTCTCTATATGGAGAATCTGTTCCAGATACATCATGATGATCTCTTCCTAAAACAACTGGTCCAATTTTTCCTTTCTTAATTGCCTTATTAAAAGCTTTAGCTATTTTAATTCTTCCTTCAGCATCTGCATACAAAATTCTTGCTTGAGAACCTACTACTAATTTATTTTCTTGTGCTCCTTTAATCCACTGAATATTATCCGCCATTTGCTGTTGTATTTCTACAGGAGAATCTTCCATAATTTCTTGTAATACTTTACAAGCGATTTCATCTGTTTTCTTTAAATCTTCCGGTTTCCCTGAAGTACACACCCAACGGAACGGTCCAAATCCATAATCAAAACACATTGGTCCCATAATATCTTGTACATAACTCGGATAAGCGAAAGCTTCGCCTCCCTTTTTACAATTATCTACAGCACAAAACTCATTATGGTTATTTTTATGAACATGTGCTCCTGCTCTACTCGATTCTAACAGGAATGCATTTCCATAATCAAAGAAATATGTTCCTTTTGCTGTATGTTTATTTACAGCTGTAGCGTGTCTTCGTAAAGATTCTTGTACTTTCTCTTTGAATTCTTCAGGCTGATTTGCCATCATTTGATTTGCTTCTTCGAAAGATAATCCAGTTGGATAATATCCTCCAGCCCAAGGGTTATGCAACGATGTTTGATCTGAACCTAAATCTACATGGATATTTGCTTCATCGAATTTTTCCCAAACCTCAACAACATTTCCTAGATATGCGATAGAAACTACTTCTTTGTTATCTTTTGCTTTTTGAACTCTTTCTACAAGTTCATCTAAGTTAGAAAAAACTTCATCTACCCAACCTTGAGAATGGCGCGTATGAACAGCTTTTTCATTTACTTCTGCACAAACTGTGATACAACCTGCAATATTACCAGCTTTAGGCTGTGCACCACTCATTCCTCCTAAACCAGCTGTAACAAATAAATTTCCTTTTGGTGATTTTCCTAACTTTCTAAATCCGTTTAAAACCGTAATAGTAGTTCCGTGAACAATACCTTGCGGACCAATATACATATAACTTCCAGCAGTCATTTGTCCGTATTGTGTAACTCCTAAAGCATTAAACTTTTCCCAATCATCTGGTTTCGAATAATTCGGTATCATCATTCCATTAGTTACTACAACTCTTGGTGCGTTTTTATTCGATGGAAATAATCCCATTGGATGACCAGAATACATTACCAATGTTTGCTCATCATTCATTTCAGATAAATACTGCATAGTCAACAGATACTGCGCCCAGTTTTGAAAAACTCCACCATTTCCACCGTAAGTAATTAATTCGTGCGGGTGTTGTGCTACAGCATAATCTAAATTATTCTGAATCATCAACATAATTGATTTCGCTTGAGTAGATTCTCCTGGATATTCTTCAATAGGACGAGCATACATCTTATAATCTGGACGAAAACGATACATGTATATTCGACCATATTTTTCTAATTCTTCCTTAAATTCAGGAAGTAATTCTGCATGATGCTCTTTTTTAAAATAACGTAACGCATTTTGTAAAGCTAATTTTTGCTCTTCTTCAGATAAAATTTCTTTACGTTTTGGTGCGTGATTTATAGTTAAATCATATTCTTTTTTTGAAGGTAAAACTGAAGGAATACCTTGTTTTATTTGCTCTTTAAATGTCATCTTCCTATTTTTAATTCACTATAAATTGTTGTGCTTTCACCATTTTCACCAATGTATTAATATCATCTTTTAATACACGATCTTCTTCCAATTTAGCGACTTTCTCTCTAATTAGCTTAAAGTTTTCTTCAACTATTTCTGAAAATGTATTCGGTCTTCTAAACTCCATTGCTTGTGCCGCATACATTAATTCAATAGCTAAAATTTTATCTACGTTTCCTAAAATCTGATTAAATTTTCTTCCCGAAATACTTCCCATAGACACATGATCTTCTTGACCTAAAGATGTTGGAACACTATCTGCTGATGGAGGAAAACACAATGATTTATTTTCGGTTACCAAAGCAGCTGTTGTATACTGTGGAATCATAAATCCAGAATTTAAACCTCCTGCTTCTGTTAATAATCTTGGTAACCCATACTTTCCTTCTAACAATAAATAACTACGACGATCTGAAATATTTCCTAACTCCGAAGCTGCAATTGAAGCATAATCTAAAGCCATCGCTAATGGTTGCCCGTGAAAATTACCCCCAGAAATTGCTTCAGTTTCACTCAAAACAATTGGGTTATCTGTTACTGAATTCATTTCTATTTCTGCCAATTCTTTTAAATGCTGATATGCATTTCTAGAAGCTCCATGTACTTGAGGAATACAACGAATCGAATATGGATCTTGAACACGTTCGCACTCGAAATGATTCTCTACATTTTGCGAATCTTTTAAAAACATTCGCATACGTTCTGCAACTTTTAAATTTCCTTTAAAAGGTCTAATTTTATGCAATTCCTCTTTAAATGGCGAAGCACTTCCTTGAAAACCTTCTAAACTCATAGCTCCTGCTAAATCGGCTAGATCTAACACATATTCCATTTTCTGTAAACCTAAAATGGCATGTGCTAAAATAAATTGTGTCCCGTTTATTAATCCTAAACCTTCTTTAGCCTGTAACTGTAGCGGAGCTAAATTGTGCGCTTTTAAAACTTCTTTTGACGATTTAATTTTAGTATTAATCCAAAATTCTCCTTCACCTAATAATGGTAAAAACAAATGAGAAAGTGGTGCTAAATCTCCAGAAGCACCTACGGAACCTTGTTTTGGAACTACAGGTAACAAATCATTCTCAA
This genomic stretch from Tenacibaculum jejuense harbors:
- a CDS encoding LytR/AlgR family response regulator transcription factor codes for the protein MDIKYITVDNQKVARTRIEKLLNNYHSFQSVGSFSNGAEAIDHINYLNPDVVFLDIQVEDMSGFDIIERTSPSTRPLFVFITEDGGFAHKAFDYLAFDYIVKPFSDNRIHQSINNIINHKKKDELLNIQSSIKDILSLIQQKEISENKKINIKSGNKILFIETDTIKHISASGYYVEIFTTDNKMHLLRESLSSLIRRLNSPKFMRIHRSTIINSDFIEEIIVSNYGETDVKITGVKTTFRVSKGYKKEFQELIGIK
- a CDS encoding ABC transporter substrate-binding protein, with the translated sequence MKLEVTDQLHRSIILDKKPKRIISLVPSQTELLFDLGLEEYIVGITKFCVHPYHLKQSKTIVGGTKNVKLERIKELAPDIILCNKEENTQEIVEACEKIAPVHVSNIFNLNDTIELMHQYGTLFSCRTETQKIIQKLEFKISDFKEFIKDVTPKKVAYFIWRNPWMTAGNHTFINHILELNKFENIYKNKDRYPEIELKKIRLEGDPDLVFLSSEPYPFKEEHAFEIGRFTHHAKTVFVDGELFSWYGSRLLKSFDYFKKLHQRIV
- a CDS encoding Lacal_2735 family protein — protein: MSRLNQLSRYKKHLEERYRKLIEQSNDYKYVDEPKSDMAFYKAMKVLEKINRVNYLDNSLV
- a CDS encoding DUF4197 domain-containing protein; the protein is MIKRLLIVCIALQFVGCDELQKIASQLPQGGALTQAQIGEGLRQALDNGIQHQVTKLTAKDGFYRNELVKILLPKELKSVDSGLRKIGLSKLADEGIKALNRAAEDAVKTSTPIFVNAVKGITFNDAKNILLGNDNAATSYLEGRTKTALYSKFNPVIKRSFGKVGADKIWANLISKYNAIPFVNKVNPDLTDYVTTEALQGVFTMIAVEEKGIRNKIGLRNTDLLRKVFALQDNR
- a CDS encoding DUF5522 domain-containing protein → MTKILKPEPHEYYTNEQGYRVFKEEYHLRRGYCCKSGCKHCPYGYDRNTDSFKK
- a CDS encoding M1 family aminopeptidase; this encodes MFYTIFKHEVKYWFKKPAFYIYLAIFLIASIFFSADSAGIFDSISGITGGNEIVNSPIEVNRWFNTMSVLIFFLLPSIIGVTIFRDYKSEMHSILYSYPFTKTNYLFAKFLSGLTIVTLILFFAGLGMVIGFRLPGTNPELVGAFRFSSYLHAYLVYVIPNLLFFGAIVFAVVTFGRNIAAGFISVLVVLFFQGLIASMIGQQENRVLGGLLDPFGSSALSYYTRYWTIAEKNELTLPLKDIIIYNRLIWLGVSSFIFGVVFKKFSFSQNGITFSWFKKEKEIRAIKKNFGGITRINLPEVIYSYSSLHNLKSLWKLSKINFVFVVKSLPFIAIALVGILLTISGLSQTGRIFGTETLPVTWKMLQTSMATFSLSMVVITFLYAGLLVHRGRMVNANHIVDVTPMPNWVFWLSKLTALLKVQLVVLFLVMLSGIIYQTYKGFYNYEFGHYFFELFVLEFTYYALWAIMALFIQTLFRNPYVGLVVLLVLNIGFPLLGIIGVEQSIFKFNQGPGFNYSDMNGYGSSLRGYFTYKTYWALFCTILLVLVSLFWVRGIPHSFKERLSIFKQRFSLKSGLVLAVSLVAFIGLGGRIYYENNIKNERTSSKEREELRVKWEKDYKQYQGKAQPRIVAVNVNMDLYPSSYDFKSSGTYKMINKTDEVIDSLFLNHNNYPSTFKFNRDTDLVLEDTIQNFDIYKLKTPLQPGDSLELNFTVKNKPNTFWRKNSPVRENGTFMNSSIFPSFGYSDGGELRDDKTREKYGLPKNDLKPHPSDSTALGDTYISKDSDWIDFEATVSTAEDQIAIAPGYLQKEWVKDGRRYFHYKMDSKILNFYAFNSARYEVKKDKWKDVNLEIYYHKGHEYNLDRMFEGIKASLDYNSKSFSPYQHKQVRIIEFPKTGGTFAQSFPNTIPFSEAIGFIADVDEEDEGVNYPFSVTVHELAHQWWAHQVIGADVLGATMLSESLSEYVSLKVLEHKTGKTEMRKFLKDALDGYLTQRTFERKREKPLMYNDGQGYIHYQKGSLVFYALSDYIGEENLNSALQAYVEKVKFQDAPYTTSLEMVDYINQKTPDSLKYVIKDMFETITLYRNKIVEASSKELDNGKYQVDITFNVSKYRNDDLGKRYYGEKAGDTISYQSEKMKKPVLSVPLADYIDVGIFAEEEVDGKNKKVELYLKKHKITQIHNTVSIIVDKKPVEVGIDPYNKLIDTKSDDNRRKL
- a CDS encoding ATP-binding cassette domain-containing protein yields the protein MKLTIKNLTKTYKNGVKAIDNLNLEIGKGMFGLLGPNGAGKSSLMRTIATLQSPDSGSITFDGINILEDKIALRKVLGYLPQSFGVYPKMSAEELLDYFATLKGVASKSDREKLVREVLEITNLYEVRKKYVAGYSGGMKQRFGIAQLLLNNPKLIIVDEPTAGLDPAERRRFLNVLREVGTNSTVIFSTHIVEDVKELCNDMAILNGGKILNHATPEKATSAIEGTIWTKIVDRDDLETYEKDYNVLSSNFNQDNTLNIRVHSIEKPSEDFEPAKAQLDDVYFIALKEDEPKVTLA
- a CDS encoding DUF4136 domain-containing protein gives rise to the protein MKLTRLFLPLLFLIFTSCNSIRVVSDYDTKANFDDKKTFAFYKPGIDKAEVSDLDKKRIMRAIEAELIAKGMQKSSSPDVLISLFTKSRERVNINDNLNWGFGYGWGWNPWMWGGAGRLNVNQYTEGTLFIDVIDAEKKELIWQGIGSGALSLRNAEKREERINKFVKDILAKYPPGSNKK
- a CDS encoding urocanate hydratase, whose amino-acid sequence is MTFKEQIKQGIPSVLPSKKEYDLTINHAPKRKEILSEEEQKLALQNALRYFKKEHHAELLPEFKEELEKYGRIYMYRFRPDYKMYARPIEEYPGESTQAKSIMLMIQNNLDYAVAQHPHELITYGGNGGVFQNWAQYLLTMQYLSEMNDEQTLVMYSGHPMGLFPSNKNAPRVVVTNGMMIPNYSKPDDWEKFNALGVTQYGQMTAGSYMYIGPQGIVHGTTITVLNGFRKLGKSPKGNLFVTAGLGGMSGAQPKAGNIAGCITVCAEVNEKAVHTRHSQGWVDEVFSNLDELVERVQKAKDNKEVVSIAYLGNVVEVWEKFDEANIHVDLGSDQTSLHNPWAGGYYPTGLSFEEANQMMANQPEEFKEKVQESLRRHATAVNKHTAKGTYFFDYGNAFLLESSRAGAHVHKNNHNEFCAVDNCKKGGEAFAYPSYVQDIMGPMCFDYGFGPFRWVCTSGKPEDLKKTDEIACKVLQEIMEDSPVEIQQQMADNIQWIKGAQENKLVVGSQARILYADAEGRIKIAKAFNKAIKKGKIGPVVLGRDHHDVSGTDSPYRETSNIYDGSRFTADMAIHNVIGDSFRGATWVSIHNGGGVGWGEVINGGFGMLLDGTKEASKRLKSMLFWDVNNGIARRSWARNKEAIFAIERAMKTEKKLKVTLPNIVDDALFDNI
- the hutH gene encoding histidine ammonia-lyase gives rise to the protein MFKYGIDNLTVATVISIAKGELKAVINDEAQAKVQSCRAKVEKMANSDVAVYGINTGFGPLCDVQITPEETSKLQENLLITHAVGVGEPIDGFLSKIMMICKVHALCQGFSGVRLELIERIIYFIENDLLPVVPKQGSVGASGDLAPLSHLFLPLLGEGEFWINTKIKSSKEVLKAHNLAPLQLQAKEGLGLINGTQFILAHAILGLQKMEYVLDLADLAGAMSLEGFQGSASPFKEELHKIRPFKGNLKVAERMRMFLKDSQNVENHFECERVQDPYSIRCIPQVHGASRNAYQHLKELAEIEMNSVTDNPIVLSETEAISGGNFHGQPLAMALDYASIAASELGNISDRRSYLLLEGKYGLPRLLTEAGGLNSGFMIPQYTTAALVTENKSLCFPPSADSVPTSLGQEDHVSMGSISGRKFNQILGNVDKILAIELMYAAQAMEFRRPNTFSEIVEENFKLIREKVAKLEEDRVLKDDINTLVKMVKAQQFIVN